From the Lacipirellulaceae bacterium genome, the window CAGCAGGAGTAACCCATTTCAGTTCAAAGTATCTCCCATCTTGCTCCACTAGAAGTTGCTCAAAGTCGTGCAGCAACGCATCGTAAGTATCGGCTTTGTCAGGCATATCTGGATGGTCGGTGCGGTTAGGAGAACCAAATCAACGCCTAAGCCGATGCTGAATACACTGGCGAAGGAACTCGCGGGTAGGCCCGCACGACGTGCCGGAAAACTTCATCAGCTCGCATGCGCACCTCGGTCTCCTCGTAGGCATCAACTGGCAATCCGGTATCGTCGCTGTAAAGGAAGTCGTGAATGGCCAGGCTTACAGCATCTCTAGTCGCTTCCTTTTCTGTCCATTGGTCCACGCGCAGCTTCTCTGCTTTGAGAGTTTCGAGTAACTCCACAGCGACTTGCTTAATGCGTTTAATATCGACGGCAGTCAGGTCATCCTTCTTGAGCAAATCAAAGATTGCCAATGACTCTTCATCCAACCCTTCGCTGACCGCTCGCTGGGCTTCCTCGTCAAGTTCCTGTACTAATTGAAGCAGCGCTTCAAACGTCCGCTCAATAGTGACCTGGTCCTTGTCGCTGTTGTACTCTGCTACCACTTCCTCGTAATGCAGTTGCAAATCAGTGCGCAGTGGATTCTGCTGCAATAACATCGCGAGCCGTTGCTCGACTGCTTGCCTAAGGTTCTGAACCGTTGTTTGCCTTGCTGGTGTACGTGCGAATTCCTGCTTGAGGCGTTCAAAGTCGATTCGGCTAATATCGTACGGCTGCGATACGTCGTCTCGTGCGGAAGGGGTCGTCTCGATCGCTTCGTCGACAACTTTGTGAAGCTGGCGAATGATGTCGCTGATGTCCGCCTGTTCACGATCCTTCATCAATGACTTGTAGACGGCATTGATTGCATCTCGGTCCTCGCGGTAAGCATTGATTCCCTCCACATTGAGGCATGCCTTGAACTTCTTAAACACCACACGGCACATGATTTCGAATCGCTTACGCGACTCGTCATTCTCATTCGCAGCTTCCTTGCAAGCGACGATCGCAGCGGTGATAGCGTATCCGCTACTCTTGATAACTTTCTCTAACGGAGCGTTGCGATCACTGAGATAGGTTTGGACATAGTTGATAGCCTCAGCTAGCTCAGCCAAGAGTTCTTCGTCGGGTCGGGCTGGTTCAATTTCGCCATCATCCTCACCGGTACCCGCACCTGCGAAAGTCGCCAGTGCTTTGCGAAGGTGTCTCAGAATCCCACAGTAATCGACGATCAGACCGTTGTTCTTGTCTTCGTGAATGCGGTTGGCCCTAGCAATCGCCTGCATAAGCGTGTGGGCCTTCAGCGGCTTATCGAGATAGAGCGTTGATAGACTAGGCACGTCGAACCCGGTCAACCACATCGCACAAACAATCGCAACTCGGAACGGATGTTTCTCCTCCTTGAAAGCTTCGTCCAAGTCCATCCGCTGCATTTCACGAAACTCAGGCCTCTCACGCATCGCATCGGGCAGCTCAATGCCTTCTTTCACTAGCCGCCGATGTGGCGTGATATCGAGGCCCCACTTCCTGAAATTATCGACTTCGCCCTGATCTTCGCTGACCACCACCGCTGACCGAGTTTCTTGCATCCAGCTAATCTGCCTTTTCAAGTAAGCCAGTTCTTGCTCATCCGCTGTCTGAGAAAGGCTCTTTTCAAGGGCTGAGATGCGAGCATTCCAGTGCTTCTCAATTAGGGCGTGCATGCGGACGCATGTAACCTTGTCGATGCATACCAACATCGCCTTGCCGGTTTCCCACGCTGTGGAGTAGTGCTGCACAAAGTCCTGAGCAATCTGATCAAGTCGCTTTTCAGCAGTGATCACGTGGTAGTCACGTTTTAGCTCTTGCTCTAGCCGTTGCTGCACGTCGATGTCTTCGGTCTCTAATTCCTCCAACTTCGCCGCGACGCGCTCGTTCAGATCGCCGATAGCCACTCCCAGGTCATCGCCGCGGGCATCATAGTACAGTGGAACCGTCGCGTTATCATCCACTGCCCGCTGGAAATCGTAGGTCGATACATAGCTGCCAAACACTCGTCGGGTAATCTCGTCATCGCCAAACAAAGGAGTGCCGGTAAAGCCCATATAGCTGGCATTCGGCAGGGCGTTACGCATGTTCAGAGCCAAGGTGCCGTACTGCGTCCGATGGGCTTCGTCCGTGATGACAATGATATCGTCTCGCTGGGTGTACCCTTGCTCGGGAGCGACATCCTGATTGAATTTCTGAATCAGAGAAAAGACATAAGCCTTGTGCTGACTCAGCAACTGTCTCAGGCGCGTCCCGCTATCGGCACGGCAGGGGTCGCTATCGTTGTCCACGACACCGCAGCCCGCGAATGTTTTATAGATTTGGTTGTCGAGATCAGTCCGATCCGTCAGCACCACGAAGGTAAAGTTGCCGCCAAGCTTACGACGCACTTTGCGGGTAAACATGACCATCGAGTAGCTCTTTCCGGCTCCCTGCGTGTGCCAGAAAACCCCGAGCTTGCCTTCGCGATCCTCTCGCTCACGGACTGCTTGGACGGCCTGATTGACGCCGAGAAACTGATGGTTGCGAGCCAGGATTTTGATCGTCTTCCCCGGCGAATTGTCGAAAAGGATGAAGTTCTCAACTAGATCGAGAAAGTTTCGCTTCTGACAGACGCCACGCAGCACGGTCTCCATATCGACAACGCCAGGCTCTTGCTCTTCCAGACGCTTCCAGTCGTTGAAGTGCTCCCACTGACTAGTCAGCGAGCCAACCTTTGCCTTCTCTCCGTTTCCGAACATGACCACCGCGTTGTGGTGGAATATATGCGGAATCGTATCCTTGTAGTCTGAAAAGTTCTCTTCAAAGGCTGCTCGCAGATTGCGATGCACTCCTTTGCACTCGATGAACAGCAGTGGGATTCCATTAACGAAGCCGATAATATCCGCCCTCCGGCGGTAGAGGTCTCCACGGACCCACAATTCCCTGACGCACAGAAAGTCATTCTGCTCCGGATCGTCGAAGTCAAACACGCGAAGTCGTCTTTGGACTCGCTCGCCCTTGTCGTCTCGATAGCGAACCTTGACGCCATCGACGAGCAATTCATACTTCTCTCGATTCGCCAAAACGAGGCTTTGTGCTGCCTCAACTTCCACAAGCTGGCGAACGGCATCGTCGTAAGCTTCTTCAGGCAAACGAGGATTCAGATCACGGAGCTTGCCGCGCAACACTCGTTTTAGGACCACTTCCCGATCGGAGTCTCGCCCCAACAGGCCGTCGCTGCCGAAGGTTTCCTGGTTGTACGCATAGACCGATCGCCAGCCGAGCTGATGCTCGAAACACTCCGCGGTCGTCCGCTGTACCAGGTTGTCTTCATCATACCGAGGCATACTTTTCTACTCTAATCAGCGGCTCGGCTAGTCGCCGTTGTTCTCCAGTTGTTTTTCCAGGGCTTGCCGAATCAGTCCCAAGGCGTAGGGAATCTCATCTTCGGTGCTCAGGAACACGTGAACATCGCCATTGCCCCACCTCTTCTTACCTTTGAGGTCCACAGCAATACCCTTGGAGTCCTCGATTTCGTGGAACTTCATGTTTAAGGACAGACGCAAGCGTTTTCTCCGCACCACGACATCGACGAAGTTCGTTTCTGCTTTGTATGCCACGTAGTACTTCAAGAATTCCTCGTTGACGCAATCGTCTAGCGACAGAATCTCCTGTCGCAGCTTATCGAACAGCGGGCGCATCACCGAGCCGTCAGAGAGTCCTTTTTGGTCCTCGATCGTGTAGTGGCTCTTTGTGACCCTCTTCTTGGGGCGATAAGCGTCGAGTGTCTCTTCAGGTAATTTCGGCGAAATCCAAACCTGCTGAGCAATCTTTGCTAAGCGGTCCGCTCGCTCACGAATCGTCGATTCATTCCAATCGTCAAGCACGCCCAGCCCTTCGTTGACTTTGAGTGGGCTCTGCTTAAAGCCTCCCTTCATATCTCGCTTTTCCGCGAACGACTTCGCTCCGTACTCTGAGTTGTATCCTGTCAGGGTGAGGTTTCCCAAAGTATGCAAGTATTCTTCTTGGATACGCTCCCACTCAGGTCCCAGCGACTCGCACCATTGGGGTGTCAATTGATCCTTCTGTGGCATGATGTGCTCGATGGTGTAGTCTGCGACGTGCACTTGCTCTTTACGCTCGAAGTTTTCCAGGCGACGCAGCCAGAAGCTACGGCTGCGAAAGTTGTAGAGGTCTCTCACCTGAATTTCTCGTCGGAACTCTTCATCGCGTGGAAAGCGACGGTAAGAAGGCAACAGCAAGAACTGTGCGAGAATGCTCTCCAGATAGTTGGTTTTATCGAGCGACCGATGGAACGTGCCGAAGGTTTTATTCATTGAGTTGGTTGGAATATTGCAGACTGCCCGTCGGAATGCGTAGCTTTCCACAAGCCGCACGACCTTCTCCATCTCATCTTCTGAGAGCAGCCCCTCCTTGAAGTCATGATAGACCTCAAGAAGGAAAGGATAGGCAACGTCGACCTTCAAAGCACGTAGGTCACTCAGCGCTTTTCCAACCTTGGTTTTTCCTTCAGGTCGCAGCACCATCTCGCAGTAGTAGTCAGCAAAAGTGTGAATGTCGGCGACCATCGCTTCCACGCCCGCCTCGACAACTTCTCTACGATTCGCATGGAGACGGAATGCTTCGTAGACGTTCTTTAGCTTTGGGATTTCCCCCGTCTTCACGGTGAGATAGTTGCGCATGAACGCGTCGAAAAACTCGCCGTACGCCTCTTGGCCGAAGGCCACTTCCATCGGTCGCCAGTGGTCGTTGTAAAGTTCAGTTTGCTGCTGCGGTGGGAGCCCCATCAGAACATAGTTGCGGATCAAGTCCGCCTGGCTTAGTTCCTTGCCAGTTGAGTTCATGCTCTCAAAAATGAGCTGCGGATTGTCAAGCTTTCGATCGAGAGCGACGTCGACGACCACCAGCTTAGCCAAGCCCTGCCAGAGGTCAGTAACATCGCCTAGCTTATCGATCTTATCCAAAAACAACTCGAAGTTTTCTTGAACTCGCACTGAGTGTTTCGTTGGGGGTGGCTTTTGATCGACTAGTGCCAACAGCGTGGACTTGTCATTCTGAGTAAGGATCAGCTTGTAGCCGAGTTCACCGTCTTCTTCCGGATTGAGCAGATAGTAGTTTCTCAGTTTCTTTGCGGAGAAGCCCGCTAGTCGGTCCTCGCTCGAAATGTGCCTTGCTAGCGCTTCTAGTATTAGGGTTACGGTAGTGAGCCGCTGCTGGCCATCGATGACCAACAATTGGGATTGGGTTGTTACCGTATAGAGGCCTTGTTCGATGTAAACGATCGATCCTACGAAGTGCGCGGGCACATGGTCATTGCGACCCGTTCGCAGAATATCTTCCCACAACTGCTCGCATTGTGATTCGGTCCAGGAGTACGTCCGCTGGTAAATGGGAATAATGAACTGCGGTGACTTCTTAAGGAAATCGAGTAGTTTTGTCGCAGTGGCTTTCATGCTTCTCTCTTTGGATTCATCCCTTTAATGCTCAATGCAAGACTTGAAAATGCCATCTACGACTTTGTCACTGGTTGTGAGGGAGTGATCGACGCAGGTGTCTGTGAGTTTGAAAACCAATGCTCTCTAGCAGCCAAGGGGGGCGAAAATTGCGTATAACCGTCATTTTTTCTCATCTCACGAGGGACTTCTATGTTTGTGTACGGGCTGAGTGTCGAAAGGCATCTTGTGTACGGCAGAACGCATTTTGTCGTACACAAGATGTTTTGTCGCCATTACATTAGGCGCTATGTGTCCGCAGCTCAGAGAACTTTCTTCCCTTCCGCAATGTTGATCAGGTCAGCAAAGGCGTAAATCGCCGGTCGCCTCCCAGACCCCTGGCGGAGAACTCGAATGACGCCCTGATCGGTCAACGCCCTAAGTAAATTGTTCGCCGTGCCACGATTCTCGATGCCACTCAGTTTGGAGAAGTCGCCACTGTTCAGCACCGGACGATTGAAAAAGGCATCGAGTACAGCCGAGGCATACTGCGAATGAGTGGCTTCTACGACCTGGCTCTTCATCGAATCGTAGAGGTCGTGAATTTGCTTCGCTTTGTCGTTGTTGCGAACTGCCTGCACTTCAATCGCTTTTAGGAAAAACTCGATCCAACCCTGCCAGTCCCCGTTATCGGTGATTACTTTCAGTCGATCGCGATACTCTTGGTCGGCTTCGGCCAAGTACTCGCTGAGGTAGAACATGGGCCGTTGCAAGACTTGTTTCTGGTAGAGCAGCAGTGGAATCAGCATTCGTCCCAAACGGCCGTTGCCGTCATTGAAGGGATGGATAATCTCAAACTGGCCATGGACGACCGCCAGTTGCACCAGCGGGTCAGTATCGTCAAGGGCGATGTATTGCTCAAAGTTCTCCAGCGCGTCGAGCATCTTCGCTGGCGAGGGGGGCACAAAGCGGGCCTGGTCGATGGTCTGGCCGGACTTGCCAATCCAGTTTTGCGTGGTGCGAAAGGCACCTGGCGTGCAATCACCGCCCCGCACATTGTCCATGAGTAACTGGTGCAATTCGCGCATCAACGCCAGCGACAGCGGTCGATGCTCAAGCGCCCCTTCTCCGACGAGTAGTGCCTTTCGATAATTGAGCACCTCGTGAATGTCGTCCTGCTTCTCTGGATCGTACTGCTCGCCCGCCTCGTGTTGTAGCACTTCGGTAAGCGACGCCTGCGTGCCCTCAATCCGGGATGAGAGCACCGCTTCCTGGCTAGTCATTGGCGAGAGCAATACCGCCGGATTGATCATGCTGGTGAGCGTGCCATCGTATCGGGCTAGTGGCAACATTGCTCGGCTGCTGAACCGAGCTAGCCGCTCCCAGTTCAATCCGCTCAGGGGCAACAAATCAGGTAGGCAAGGTGACTTACTCATACGGCAATCTCCCCGCTCATTAGCCGCGGCAGCAACAAGTCGCGGGCGACACTGAGGAATTCTGAATGCTTTGTAAGCTGATCGATCTGCTTTTGCACCGCGGCGACAGCTCTTTCGAATAGATCGAGTAGAGTGCTGTTTGGAACCACTACTTTACGACTATGCGCATAGTCGCGATTGAGGCCTGGAACTGCCACATCTGTATTGATGAACTTCGTGTTCAACAAGGCGTAATAGAGGTAGTGACTACAATCTTCAGGCTCGATGAAGTACACGGTATCGATCGGATGAAAATCACTGCTACTCCAAAACACACTCCCTACATTGCCTTTCCGACCAACGATAATTCCTGGTCCCTTGACTAGTGCCTTGGTGTGAGTGCCAACAATTCCGCTAGACCCAAAGACAGGAAACTCGCCGGGGATACGGCTTTCCTTTTTCAATGCCTTACCATAGTGAAACGGGGCAATATCCTTCAGCGGCTTCCGCTCCCACCCCTCCGGCACACCGTCTTTGATCTTCACGTGCTCATGCCCGGGGAAGCGGAGGTGGACGAACCACTCCTTGTACAGCAGCCGCGCCGACTGCTCCAACAACGCAATCCGCCGCCGGTTGTTCTCGATGAGATTGTCGTAGGCGGAGAGGATGTCCGCGATGCGCGATTGAACAGCAATATTTGGGATCGGGAACTTTAGGGAGAGCAACTTTGACTGGCTCAGGTTATCCTGCGCGGCACCCTGCGTGAACTGTTTGAAACGCTTCTGAAGTAATGCGTCAAAGAGGTACTTGATAAAACGGCCGTCTGCTTCTTTGTCATTGGGTTGAAAACCTATAACACTGTCCGGAAAGCACGCGTCAATACCTAGAATCGCTGTGTCGGCGATGTTCGCCGCAATCGTGATGCAAAGTGTGCCGGCTGGCCATAGCCGACTCTGTGCCAGTCCCGCCTCGCTGTAGGTTTGCGAATAGCGGGAGAGAGTTAGACCAGCATGCTTTATGTCGCCAGTTTGTACAAACGGGTAAGGGCCCCCGTACAGATGTGCAGCATCGCGGGGCCGATGACGTGAACGTCCCCTGCTGACGTATCCTAATTCGTCGAGACTCCTTGATGCCCAATTCATAGCTGCGAAACCTCAACACAGCCACCATTGGCGTACCAGGTGTAACTAACACCTTCTGCTCTGAGATTCAAATACACTCCAAGCTTGAATCGGAAATCTCCTTGATCGGTAGTGGCCCCCTTTAGTTTTCTGTCGTCGTCATCATTAGCCAACACTGGCTGATTCTTCTTCAGTTCAACAATTAGGAGATTGTGATCGTTGCTTTGCCTTCTATGAACGATAATGTCAGGACGCTTCCCTTCCTCTTCGGGGACTAAGCGTTTCACCTCATTCATGTTTTTATTGTATTCAATGTCTACGTGGTAACTGTGCTTGCAGCGGTGACCCATCCCTTCAGCGATGTAGCTAGCTAAGTGATGAGAAATAGCGACTTCGTGCACGCCTCTTTCAATCAGAGAGTCATCGTTCTTATACAATTGATCCACGGCATCGCGTACCAATCCCATTAGCTCTTGCTGATTCATACCCCCAACTCCTCGAAGTTCTTTTTGATCCTCGCCGCCAATTCGACGGCTTCGGAGTTCAGATCGTTCAGCTCAACGTGAATCTCCCGTAGGGCGTCTTCAAAATCAAAGTCCTCGTCCACTTCCTCGGGGGCGACGCCCACGTAGCGTCCGGGGGTGAGGCTCCAGTCGTTGGCTTCGAGTTCCGACTTGTCGACTAACTTCACGAGACCTTCCACATCGCAGAGCTTGGCGTCGGGGAAGCGTTCGACCAGCCAGTGGGCCTGTCGCCAGAAGTAGCGGACTTGCTTGAGCGACTCGACGGCAAGCTGCCGAGTGGCGTCCGCCTGTTTGCGGGCCGTGTTGATTTCGCTTCGCGGCCAAAGGTCGTTTGCCTTGGCGTCGCAATCGCCTTCGCAAGTTTCGATCAGCCGAGCAGAAAGCTTGTACAGCAAGTCCGCCTGCTTCACCAGCCCGCGGCTCGACTCGGCGAGCGGCTCCGACTTTTCGGTGAGCTTCTTGAGCGCCGCCGCACTGTCGGGGGCCTGCTCCCACTGCTTCGCTAGTTTCTCAAGATCATCGTGGAACGCGGTTGAGTCGCTTGCGAATAGCTTTTGCTCTTTCTCCAGTTCTTTGAGCGTCTCCGCATGGGGGCCTTCCTTGGAGAGCGTCTCCAAGAACGGCTGCATCAGACTGTGAAGCTCAGCAAGGGCACGCTCGAAATCGGGCAACGGGTGTAGTGGGTCCTCGTCGTCCGGCTCCCATTGGAAGCAGCCAAAGCCCTCCTCGATCATCCGACCCAGGTATCCCGACCACAACTCCAGGAAACGCGATTGCTCATCGCGGTACAGCCACACAATCGCCAGCAAGTTCTGCTCTTGCTCAGGGCTGAAGTCGTAAATCTTCCGCGTGACTTTGCGATACACATTGCGGGCGTCAATCATCAGCACCTTGTCTTGGTGCTTGGCGGGCTTGTCGCGGTTGAGGAACCACAGCTCGCAGGGGACACTCCGCGTGTAGAAGAAGTTGCTGCGGATGGCGATCATCAGATCGACATCGCCCGTTTCCACGAGCTTCTGCCGCACCTTCGCCTCATCCCGCCCGGCACTACTCGCCTGGGAAGACATGACAAACCCGGCCCGCCCCCGCTCGCTCAGGTAGGAATAAAAGTAGCTGATCCAGACGTAGTTGCCGTTAGAGACTCGCTTCTCTTTGTTCACGCCGGGTAGGCCAAAGGGCAGCCGCGGGTCGGCCTTGATCTTCTCCGCATCGATCTCGTCGACATTGAACGGCGGGTTGGCCATCACATAGTCCGCCTTGCCCACCAGCTCGTGCGGCGCTTCGTAGTAGGTGATCGCCTTCTGAATGTCACCTTCCAGGCCGTGGACCGCCAGGTTCATCTTGGCGAGCCGGATGGTCGTACCGTTTTTTTCCAGCCCGCGAAAGGTGAGCCGCTCGGTCGGGTTTTCGCCTTGCTCTTCGACGATGCGAGCACTTTGCACAAACATCCCGCCACTGCCACAGGCCGGATCGAGCACGGTCCCACCGGTCGGTTCGAGAACGTGGGCAATCAGGGAGACGATCGAAATAGGCGTGAAGAACTCACCCCCATCATGTGCCTTCTGGTCAGCGAACTGTGTGAGGAAATACTCGTAGATGCGACCGAAAACATCACCGGAGACTTTCTTCAGCTCATCAGGATTGAGCGTCCGCAAGAGTCGCCCGAGGACCTCGTTGTCCAGTTCTTGGTAGTCCTGCTTCGGGAGGCTGCCGCGCAGGCTGGTGTAGTCCTGTTCGATCGAGTCCATCGCCTCGATAATGGCCCGGGCCCGATCTGCGTCGTCGGGCAACCCCACCAAGTAATCGAATTGAGCTTTCGGGCTCAAAAAGATCGCACTCTTTTGGGAAAAGTCGCCCTTTTCGAGTTCCCGCTTTTTCCCTCCGCGCGAAGGCAAGTTGGCCTCGATCTCGTCTTTGACTTTCAAGAAACGGCTGTAGGCATGCCGGAGAAAGACGAGCCCCATCACGGGGAAGAAGTATTCGTTGCTAGCGTAGTTGGAGTTGGAGCGGAGCTGATCAGCAGCGGACCAAAGGCGTTTCTCGATCGCTTCAATGTGTTCAAGTTGGGGCATAGCTGCTCGTCAGAAGAGTCGTGCGTTTCGATTCCGTAAGCTGCCGCTACTTGCATGACTGTGCGGCCAGATGCCCCAGTGTACCGAACGGCACCAAGTCGAGAAAGCAATCCTCAGGCGATCTTAGTGCAATCACCCCAGGGTCCCTGACATCGGTGTTCGCTAGAATACGACAAACCGATTCAGTCTTCCACGTTTGCCTTTCACCCTCTCGAATGCTCGCGACGGTTCTCTTTTCGAGCTGAGGGAACCTGAACTTTTCAGTTACACGTGCTGAAATTTCTCTTTCGACACGTCTCAGCTTCGTGCGACGGGAAAAACGGCTACAAAATTTTTTCACCGCGTGCATGTCGGGGGCTATCTAGAGCATGATTTTGGGCCGCATTGTCGCGCAATCCGCTGCCGTTTATGTGTCCTTTTGAATCGGAAATCCGACTAAACAATTCACTCTGTAAAGTACACAAAAGCGTCCCGCTCTTGAGATACTTGGGGGCTATTAGGTATGAAAAGACCCCGAAAAGCGGTCACAACCAGGTCTTGATGATGCCCATTTGTAAATCGAAATGTGCACATAAACGTACTTGAATGCGATGCGGCTGAAATCGACGTTTCAAACAGTTTTGGTCCCAATCTGCATCGTCAAGAACTAGGGGGCAAAAAATTGGGAGCTGCGATTGAGAAGTCGCTTCGCGCAATTATGAGCCGGGAGATAGCTGCCTATCTTACCAAAGAAATTCGGCTCCGTATGCCAAGCCGAGATAGCTAGGGACCCACAGTGAGCACCGGGTGGGGCGGTAAACTTTCTGGAAAGCGTGGGGCCCCTCGGAAGATAATTTTGACGACTCGCCCTCATGCCTTGGTTAAGACAGGCATTGCGTTGAGGTCCCACACGATAATATGGTACTGAACGGCAGTCCGTCGGTCCCGCTGCAATCGGCCTGATACGGACAAACATCCCTCGTAAGGCACACCTGGAGAGTTGCGCTGGTTTAAGACAAGCCGGATAGCACCACCGAAACAGGCCTACCGGCGTCTACGACGTCTCGCAGAGTGCCTCGCCAATGAGTGGTCCCATCGATTTGCAGTACTGATCGAGAAACCGCTTACCAGCATTGCGAGCGCCGCATGGATAGGCAGGTGCTGGCTTTCTATGCCTGCGAAGCTGTTCGCGGAGGCCGTCCACGCATGCAGTTTCTTGACGAATTTCTTCGTCGCCTTTAATAGCGGCATTGCTAGGAAAAAATAGCTGAGTATCGCTCCCTACACACTCTTCTAATACACGAACAATTCGAGGTTCGTCCAAATCGGGCTTGTAGCTATCTCCCCAGCCGAATACTACAAATCGAAGGCGCTCTTTGCCGCGGGGGAGGTGGGGGACATCGTCAGTGTCCTTTTTCGATTTAACGAGTTCTCTCCACATTCCTAAGGCACAGCCTGCGTTCAGAGCGTCCCTAATGTACGCAAGGTTCAGAATCTGGATATAGGCATGCTTCTTTAGTTCATTTTCTACCGCTTTGCTTTTAGCATGCACTACCCCCAAGGCGTGGTCGAGCACCTTTTCCAAGTGTGGGAGTAGCCTCTCATCGTTGTATGTAAGAGCACCCCAGGGCGCACTCTTACTTCTCTCCTCTATTGGCTTAGCGGTACCTGGATTGATCAAGAAGAAGGCTCCGACACAGTGACCAAACTCTTCGTCGATGTTTACGCTTTGTTGGTCAAAATACATTCTCGTATCCGAGCGTCGCTCGAAGCTAATGCTCATTTTTTCGGTTTGAAAGGCACCAAAGACACGAGCCA encodes:
- a CDS encoding restriction endonuclease subunit S produces the protein MNWASRSLDELGYVSRGRSRHRPRDAAHLYGGPYPFVQTGDIKHAGLTLSRYSQTYSEAGLAQSRLWPAGTLCITIAANIADTAILGIDACFPDSVIGFQPNDKEADGRFIKYLFDALLQKRFKQFTQGAAQDNLSQSKLLSLKFPIPNIAVQSRIADILSAYDNLIENNRRRIALLEQSARLLYKEWFVHLRFPGHEHVKIKDGVPEGWERKPLKDIAPFHYGKALKKESRIPGEFPVFGSSGIVGTHTKALVKGPGIIVGRKGNVGSVFWSSSDFHPIDTVYFIEPEDCSHYLYYALLNTKFINTDVAVPGLNRDYAHSRKVVVPNSTLLDLFERAVAAVQKQIDQLTKHSEFLSVARDLLLPRLMSGEIAV
- a CDS encoding DUF262 and DUF1524 domain-containing protein; amino-acid sequence: MKATATKLLDFLKKSPQFIIPIYQRTYSWTESQCEQLWEDILRTGRNDHVPAHFVGSIVYIEQGLYTVTTQSQLLVIDGQQRLTTVTLILEALARHISSEDRLAGFSAKKLRNYYLLNPEEDGELGYKLILTQNDKSTLLALVDQKPPPTKHSVRVQENFELFLDKIDKLGDVTDLWQGLAKLVVVDVALDRKLDNPQLIFESMNSTGKELSQADLIRNYVLMGLPPQQQTELYNDHWRPMEVAFGQEAYGEFFDAFMRNYLTVKTGEIPKLKNVYEAFRLHANRREVVEAGVEAMVADIHTFADYYCEMVLRPEGKTKVGKALSDLRALKVDVAYPFLLEVYHDFKEGLLSEDEMEKVVRLVESYAFRRAVCNIPTNSMNKTFGTFHRSLDKTNYLESILAQFLLLPSYRRFPRDEEFRREIQVRDLYNFRSRSFWLRRLENFERKEQVHVADYTIEHIMPQKDQLTPQWCESLGPEWERIQEEYLHTLGNLTLTGYNSEYGAKSFAEKRDMKGGFKQSPLKVNEGLGVLDDWNESTIRERADRLAKIAQQVWISPKLPEETLDAYRPKKRVTKSHYTIEDQKGLSDGSVMRPLFDKLRQEILSLDDCVNEEFLKYYVAYKAETNFVDVVVRRKRLRLSLNMKFHEIEDSKGIAVDLKGKKRWGNGDVHVFLSTEDEIPYALGLIRQALEKQLENNGD
- a CDS encoding type I restriction endonuclease subunit R, whose amino-acid sequence is MPRYDEDNLVQRTTAECFEHQLGWRSVYAYNQETFGSDGLLGRDSDREVVLKRVLRGKLRDLNPRLPEEAYDDAVRQLVEVEAAQSLVLANREKYELLVDGVKVRYRDDKGERVQRRLRVFDFDDPEQNDFLCVRELWVRGDLYRRRADIIGFVNGIPLLFIECKGVHRNLRAAFEENFSDYKDTIPHIFHHNAVVMFGNGEKAKVGSLTSQWEHFNDWKRLEEQEPGVVDMETVLRGVCQKRNFLDLVENFILFDNSPGKTIKILARNHQFLGVNQAVQAVREREDREGKLGVFWHTQGAGKSYSMVMFTRKVRRKLGGNFTFVVLTDRTDLDNQIYKTFAGCGVVDNDSDPCRADSGTRLRQLLSQHKAYVFSLIQKFNQDVAPEQGYTQRDDIIVITDEAHRTQYGTLALNMRNALPNASYMGFTGTPLFGDDEITRRVFGSYVSTYDFQRAVDDNATVPLYYDARGDDLGVAIGDLNERVAAKLEELETEDIDVQQRLEQELKRDYHVITAEKRLDQIAQDFVQHYSTAWETGKAMLVCIDKVTCVRMHALIEKHWNARISALEKSLSQTADEQELAYLKRQISWMQETRSAVVVSEDQGEVDNFRKWGLDITPHRRLVKEGIELPDAMRERPEFREMQRMDLDEAFKEEKHPFRVAIVCAMWLTGFDVPSLSTLYLDKPLKAHTLMQAIARANRIHEDKNNGLIVDYCGILRHLRKALATFAGAGTGEDDGEIEPARPDEELLAELAEAINYVQTYLSDRNAPLEKVIKSSGYAITAAIVACKEAANENDESRKRFEIMCRVVFKKFKACLNVEGINAYREDRDAINAVYKSLMKDREQADISDIIRQLHKVVDEAIETTPSARDDVSQPYDISRIDFERLKQEFARTPARQTTVQNLRQAVEQRLAMLLQQNPLRTDLQLHYEEVVAEYNSDKDQVTIERTFEALLQLVQELDEEAQRAVSEGLDEESLAIFDLLKKDDLTAVDIKRIKQVAVELLETLKAEKLRVDQWTEKEATRDAVSLAIHDFLYSDDTGLPVDAYEETEVRMRADEVFRHVVRAYPRVPSPVYSASA
- a CDS encoding N-6 DNA methylase, which produces MPQLEHIEAIEKRLWSAADQLRSNSNYASNEYFFPVMGLVFLRHAYSRFLKVKDEIEANLPSRGGKKRELEKGDFSQKSAIFLSPKAQFDYLVGLPDDADRARAIIEAMDSIEQDYTSLRGSLPKQDYQELDNEVLGRLLRTLNPDELKKVSGDVFGRIYEYFLTQFADQKAHDGGEFFTPISIVSLIAHVLEPTGGTVLDPACGSGGMFVQSARIVEEQGENPTERLTFRGLEKNGTTIRLAKMNLAVHGLEGDIQKAITYYEAPHELVGKADYVMANPPFNVDEIDAEKIKADPRLPFGLPGVNKEKRVSNGNYVWISYFYSYLSERGRAGFVMSSQASSAGRDEAKVRQKLVETGDVDLMIAIRSNFFYTRSVPCELWFLNRDKPAKHQDKVLMIDARNVYRKVTRKIYDFSPEQEQNLLAIVWLYRDEQSRFLELWSGYLGRMIEEGFGCFQWEPDDEDPLHPLPDFERALAELHSLMQPFLETLSKEGPHAETLKELEKEQKLFASDSTAFHDDLEKLAKQWEQAPDSAAALKKLTEKSEPLAESSRGLVKQADLLYKLSARLIETCEGDCDAKANDLWPRSEINTARKQADATRQLAVESLKQVRYFWRQAHWLVERFPDAKLCDVEGLVKLVDKSELEANDWSLTPGRYVGVAPEEVDEDFDFEDALREIHVELNDLNSEAVELAARIKKNFEELGV
- a CDS encoding Fic/DOC family N-terminal domain-containing protein translates to MSKSPCLPDLLPLSGLNWERLARFSSRAMLPLARYDGTLTSMINPAVLLSPMTSQEAVLSSRIEGTQASLTEVLQHEAGEQYDPEKQDDIHEVLNYRKALLVGEGALEHRPLSLALMRELHQLLMDNVRGGDCTPGAFRTTQNWIGKSGQTIDQARFVPPSPAKMLDALENFEQYIALDDTDPLVQLAVVHGQFEIIHPFNDGNGRLGRMLIPLLLYQKQVLQRPMFYLSEYLAEADQEYRDRLKVITDNGDWQGWIEFFLKAIEVQAVRNNDKAKQIHDLYDSMKSQVVEATHSQYASAVLDAFFNRPVLNSGDFSKLSGIENRGTANNLLRALTDQGVIRVLRQGSGRRPAIYAFADLINIAEGKKVL